A section of the Acidobacterium capsulatum ATCC 51196 genome encodes:
- a CDS encoding TonB-dependent receptor produces the protein MSRLDLQRGSAFCLPRNTHSIVRRFHPSGWARPVVSGILLLAVFFALQARPAAAQEFRGTISGTVTDSTGAAIPGASVTVTETSSGTTAKTVSNGTGQYVIPLLLPGHYTIAVQKTGFKQAVRKGIALDASAHLIIDLQMEIGSTAQTVTVTAAAPLLNTANGSIGQTITTKEVADLPLNGRTPMMLSQLAIGVLDTAQPSQVHPFDNNGAAAWSIGGSPSQTSEILLDGSPDELWNYTLAYSPPQEAVQQVSVTAFDTDASFGHTQAGVINQILKSGGNHIHGAAYEFGQISALDANSYINDQKGVPIAVTHFNQYGVEASGPVWIPHVYDGRNKLFWLFAWEGLKDSQPSTDLATVPTAAERTGDFSALLPLGCPNGYKNGDSAVCSDGKPNPYQLYNPFTATESGKTITRQPIPGNNFANAGISIDSVAANYLKLYPQPNTTGQANGEDNYISNAPSIDNFNNELGRLDYNVTETTHLYFDIRHNIRTQSKNNFFNNIATGESLTRENWGATLDGTHTFNPSTFMDVRFNWTYFNQIEGQPSDGVSPSTLGFPDSLAQNSQHLQIPYVEFGSCGSQTSFQCLGGESYSHVPSQSYQIFGDVIKTVGKHNLKFGIDAREYRLDSIANKYPDGYFQFGTNWVQQSSGSASPTFGGDLASFLMGLPTKGEYDINARSTFHTYYVGAFVQDDWRISPTLTLNLGLRFDHDSPYYEKFGRVVNGFDTTSQNPVAAQAEAAYAANPISQLPASQFQVLGGLTFPNSKNGAYYQTNSHWFSPRIGFSWSPSWLDNKTVVRGGFGMFVSQYTIANLAGNGTWSSNPILNTEGFSASTTFNPTNNNYLSPSSTLGNPYPDGFSQPTGSSLGLATFDGQNVINFIDPHPTDPYSLRWNIGIQQSLNANTMLEIDYVGNHMVHMPVSTVQYNDIPAQYLSTLPTRDQNTINTLTQTVSNPFYNISQMKGTTIGKAKTVSVAQILSRYPQYDTGETGGNQVGGTQNSQGVFEDNATIGQSFFNALDARIEHRMSHGLWLVANYSWSKLEDEDVFLNDTDPKPYKHISPFDFTNHFVLGGTYDLPFGKGKWIDVKSHWLNELVGGWVINGIYTYQTGAPIYWTYDMVTTGQPITINNKVVNNGSAISTSAFDLASADQFSYHIRTFPLTLSSIRQDGINNLDSSVLKDFPIHGGTYFQLRFETFNTLNHPLFKAPGVDPTSKFGLITAQSNSSRQVQIGGRLVF, from the coding sequence ATGTCGAGGCTGGATCTCCAGCGGGGCAGTGCGTTTTGCCTGCCGCGCAACACGCACTCAATCGTTCGCCGCTTCCATCCGTCAGGATGGGCCAGGCCCGTCGTCTCCGGAATTCTCCTGCTGGCCGTCTTCTTCGCATTGCAGGCAAGGCCAGCCGCCGCGCAGGAATTCCGCGGCACCATCTCCGGCACCGTCACTGACTCCACCGGCGCGGCCATCCCGGGTGCCAGCGTCACGGTGACAGAAACCTCCAGCGGAACCACCGCTAAGACTGTCTCCAACGGCACGGGCCAGTACGTCATCCCGCTGCTGCTGCCCGGCCACTACACCATTGCCGTGCAAAAAACGGGCTTCAAGCAGGCCGTCCGCAAAGGCATAGCGCTCGATGCCAGCGCCCATCTCATCATTGATCTGCAGATGGAAATCGGCAGCACCGCTCAGACCGTGACCGTCACTGCGGCTGCCCCATTGCTCAACACCGCCAACGGCTCCATCGGCCAGACCATCACGACCAAAGAAGTCGCTGACCTCCCGCTCAACGGCCGCACGCCCATGATGCTCTCTCAACTCGCCATCGGCGTGCTCGACACGGCGCAGCCCTCGCAGGTGCACCCCTTTGACAACAACGGCGCCGCAGCCTGGAGCATCGGTGGCTCCCCCTCGCAGACCAGCGAAATCCTGCTCGACGGCTCCCCCGACGAGCTCTGGAACTACACCCTGGCCTACAGCCCGCCGCAGGAAGCCGTGCAGCAGGTCAGCGTCACCGCGTTTGATACTGACGCCTCCTTCGGCCACACGCAGGCCGGCGTCATCAATCAGATTCTCAAATCCGGCGGCAACCATATCCACGGCGCTGCTTATGAGTTCGGCCAGATCTCCGCGCTCGACGCCAACTCGTACATCAATGACCAAAAGGGTGTGCCCATTGCAGTCACCCATTTCAACCAGTACGGCGTCGAGGCCTCAGGTCCAGTCTGGATTCCACACGTCTACGATGGCCGCAACAAGCTCTTCTGGCTCTTTGCGTGGGAAGGCTTGAAGGACTCGCAGCCCTCCACCGACCTCGCCACCGTTCCCACGGCGGCGGAACGCACTGGCGATTTCTCGGCATTGTTGCCGCTTGGTTGCCCTAACGGATACAAGAACGGCGACTCTGCCGTCTGCTCTGATGGAAAACCAAACCCCTACCAGCTCTACAACCCGTTTACCGCCACAGAAAGCGGAAAGACGATCACGCGCCAGCCGATTCCCGGCAACAACTTCGCCAACGCTGGCATCTCCATCGATTCCGTTGCGGCAAACTATCTCAAACTCTATCCGCAGCCCAATACGACGGGGCAGGCAAACGGCGAAGACAACTACATCAGCAACGCACCCAGCATCGACAACTTCAACAATGAGCTAGGCCGCCTCGACTATAACGTCACAGAGACCACGCATCTCTACTTCGATATCCGCCACAACATCCGCACACAATCCAAGAACAATTTCTTTAACAACATCGCTACAGGTGAAAGCCTCACTCGCGAAAACTGGGGCGCAACGCTCGACGGCACGCACACCTTCAACCCCTCCACCTTTATGGACGTACGCTTCAACTGGACCTACTTCAACCAGATTGAAGGCCAGCCGAGCGATGGCGTCAGCCCTTCCACTCTGGGCTTTCCCGATTCACTGGCCCAAAACTCTCAGCACCTGCAGATTCCTTATGTTGAGTTCGGAAGCTGCGGCAGCCAGACCAGCTTTCAATGCCTTGGGGGCGAGTCTTATTCACATGTCCCATCGCAGTCCTATCAGATATTCGGCGACGTCATTAAGACCGTCGGCAAGCACAACCTCAAGTTTGGTATCGATGCTCGCGAATACCGGCTTGACTCTATCGCCAACAAATATCCTGATGGCTACTTCCAGTTCGGCACCAACTGGGTGCAGCAATCTTCCGGCTCGGCATCGCCTACCTTCGGCGGTGACCTCGCTTCCTTCCTGATGGGCCTGCCGACCAAGGGCGAGTACGACATCAACGCGCGCAGCACCTTCCACACTTACTATGTGGGCGCATTTGTGCAGGACGACTGGCGCATCTCTCCGACACTGACACTGAATCTTGGTCTGCGCTTCGACCACGATTCCCCTTACTACGAAAAATTCGGCCGGGTCGTGAACGGCTTCGACACCACTTCACAAAACCCGGTCGCCGCGCAGGCAGAAGCAGCCTATGCGGCCAACCCGATCTCGCAACTGCCCGCCAGCCAGTTCCAGGTGCTGGGCGGTCTTACCTTCCCGAACAGTAAAAACGGCGCTTACTATCAGACCAACTCCCATTGGTTCAGCCCGCGCATCGGCTTCTCCTGGTCGCCGTCGTGGCTGGATAACAAAACGGTGGTTCGCGGTGGATTTGGCATGTTCGTCAGCCAGTACACCATCGCCAATCTGGCCGGCAATGGCACATGGTCCTCGAACCCAATCCTCAATACCGAGGGCTTCAGCGCCTCCACCACCTTTAATCCAACGAACAATAACTACCTGAGTCCATCCTCCACGCTTGGCAATCCTTACCCGGATGGATTTTCGCAGCCCACGGGTTCTTCTCTTGGTTTGGCGACTTTCGATGGACAGAACGTCATCAACTTCATCGATCCTCATCCGACAGACCCCTATTCTTTGCGCTGGAATATCGGCATTCAGCAGTCACTGAACGCAAATACCATGCTGGAGATCGACTACGTCGGCAACCACATGGTGCACATGCCCGTTTCGACCGTTCAGTACAACGACATTCCTGCCCAATACCTCAGCACTTTACCGACTCGCGACCAGAACACGATCAACACTCTTACGCAGACAGTCTCCAACCCCTTCTACAACATCTCGCAAATGAAGGGCACTACGATCGGAAAAGCAAAGACGGTCTCGGTGGCGCAAATTCTGTCGCGCTATCCTCAGTACGATACGGGCGAAACGGGCGGCAACCAGGTCGGTGGCACCCAGAACAGCCAGGGCGTCTTTGAAGACAACGCCACGATCGGCCAATCTTTCTTCAACGCCCTCGACGCCCGCATTGAGCACCGCATGTCTCACGGTCTCTGGCTCGTGGCCAACTACAGTTGGTCCAAGCTTGAGGACGAGGACGTCTTCCTCAACGACACCGATCCCAAACCGTACAAGCACATCTCGCCCTTCGACTTCACCAATCACTTTGTCCTCGGAGGCACCTACGATCTACCCTTCGGCAAAGGCAAGTGGATCGACGTCAAATCCCACTGGCTCAACGAACTCGTAGGCGGGTGGGTCATCAATGGTATCTATACCTACCAGACCGGTGCGCCCATCTACTGGACCTACGACATGGTCACCACCGGCCAGCCCATTACCATCAACAATAAGGTTGTGAACAACGGCTCTGCGATCAGCACAAGCGCCTTCGACCTCGCGAGCGCGGATCAGTTTTCGTACCACATCCGCACCTTCCCGCTCACCCTCTCCTCCATCCGTCAGGATGGCATCAACAACCTCGACTCCTCGGTGCTCAAAGACTTCCCCATCCACGGAGGAACCTACTTCCAGCTCCGCTTTGAAACCTTCAACACTTTGAATCATCCGCTCTTCAAAGCGCCCGGTGTCGATCCCACCTCCAAGTTCGGCCTGATCACCGCACAATCCAACAGCTCCCGCCAGGTCCAGATCGGCGGACGGCTGGTCTTCTAG
- a CDS encoding pectinesterase family protein, whose amino-acid sequence MPGSPLRRASVALVSALIALCPAMIHAQDTRHVVEPHFPAACVTLTAHLSAPGGKLTAFEEQQEDTTRIQQAINHCTLGHAVELRSSGEDDIFLSGPLQLRRGITLRVDSGTALYASRNPRDYDLTPGSCGVVNQRGHGCKPLITADHAPGSGIMGNGVIDGRGGATLLGQKVTWWDLAHQAKIRDLNQSCPRILVINRSNNFILYRITLRNSPNFHVLLNHTNGFTAWGVRIDTPATARNTDGIDPAASENVTITHSYIRDGDDDVAIKAGTGGSSSHMTISDDHFYSGHGMSIGSETNGGVRDILVENLSLDGTTNGIRIKSDLSRGGLVDHVTYRNICMRDVPHPILLTPHYARKHGNLVPQYRDILLQNVHILTHGDYTLLGEDAVHSLAVQFDNVWADDLSHSRMQTAFAHFTLGPALGNFVPGSGTGVTIAETQHPHPGAPPACANSFPAFPLNTSVPPSAGTIPQDHALYVSKDSTGEYHTVQSAIDAAPATGAIIHIAPGTYREAVVIDKPNIHLIGGGPDPSSTVIVDDKSAGTSGGTLQSATVTVRGNGFFAANLTIANDWNRTHTQVSQGSQAVALAITADKAILTHVRLLGNQDTLYAGSRKCNAAHTACTTARQLFSHCTIAGNVDFIFGNSKAYFQNCTLISTPHSEGMITAQSKDAPQQDSAFVFDHCRLLAEPGVTNVWLGRPWRPYATVIFLHTFMGPQIAAAGWREWHPGVTHSLATAWFAEFHSTGPGAYPAAREPYSHQLTASQQNRFTLAHFYPSWNAEADLIRLLSLLPAVQ is encoded by the coding sequence ATGCCGGGAAGCCCGCTTCGCCGCGCCAGTGTCGCGCTTGTGTCAGCTTTGATAGCTCTTTGTCCCGCGATGATTCATGCGCAGGATACCCGCCACGTGGTCGAACCTCACTTCCCCGCAGCATGCGTCACCCTTACGGCTCATCTCTCCGCTCCGGGCGGCAAATTAACCGCATTTGAAGAGCAGCAGGAAGACACCACGCGCATCCAGCAAGCCATCAACCATTGCACACTCGGCCACGCGGTCGAGCTTCGCTCCTCTGGCGAAGACGACATATTCCTCAGCGGCCCGCTCCAGTTGCGCCGTGGCATCACCCTGCGCGTTGACTCCGGCACAGCGCTTTACGCCTCGCGCAATCCACGCGACTACGACCTCACACCCGGCAGTTGCGGCGTGGTCAATCAGCGCGGACACGGATGCAAACCCCTCATCACTGCCGATCATGCTCCCGGCTCAGGCATCATGGGCAACGGCGTCATTGACGGCCGCGGCGGCGCTACGCTGCTCGGCCAGAAAGTCACCTGGTGGGATCTCGCGCACCAAGCCAAGATTCGCGATCTCAACCAGAGCTGCCCGCGCATCCTGGTCATCAACCGCTCGAATAATTTCATCCTCTACCGCATCACCCTGCGCAACTCGCCCAACTTTCACGTACTCCTCAACCACACCAATGGATTCACGGCCTGGGGAGTCCGCATCGACACGCCGGCCACAGCCCGCAACACCGATGGCATTGACCCTGCGGCTTCAGAAAATGTAACCATCACGCATTCCTATATCCGCGACGGCGATGATGACGTTGCCATCAAGGCTGGAACGGGCGGCTCGTCTTCGCACATGACCATCTCTGATGATCATTTCTACTCCGGCCACGGCATGTCCATCGGCAGTGAGACCAATGGCGGCGTTCGTGACATCCTCGTCGAAAACCTCTCCCTCGACGGAACCACCAACGGCATTCGCATCAAGTCTGACCTCAGCCGTGGCGGACTCGTGGATCACGTCACCTACCGCAACATTTGCATGCGCGATGTGCCGCACCCCATTCTGCTCACACCTCACTATGCCCGCAAACACGGCAATCTCGTACCGCAGTACCGCGACATCCTGCTCCAGAACGTTCACATTCTCACGCACGGAGATTACACGCTGCTCGGCGAGGATGCCGTCCATTCGCTCGCCGTACAGTTCGATAATGTCTGGGCCGATGACCTTTCACACTCCAGAATGCAGACCGCCTTTGCACACTTCACGCTCGGTCCGGCGCTGGGTAATTTTGTTCCGGGCTCCGGCACCGGAGTCACCATCGCGGAAACTCAGCATCCTCACCCCGGCGCGCCGCCCGCATGCGCCAACAGCTTTCCGGCGTTCCCCCTCAACACTTCAGTTCCGCCCTCCGCAGGCACCATCCCGCAAGACCATGCGCTCTATGTCTCCAAAGACAGCACCGGCGAGTACCATACCGTGCAATCGGCCATTGACGCGGCTCCCGCTACCGGCGCCATCATCCACATCGCTCCCGGCACCTATCGCGAAGCCGTCGTCATCGATAAGCCAAACATCCACCTGATCGGCGGCGGCCCTGATCCTTCGAGTACCGTCATCGTTGACGACAAAAGCGCTGGTACCTCCGGCGGAACCCTGCAGTCGGCGACTGTCACCGTGCGCGGCAACGGATTCTTCGCTGCCAACCTCACCATCGCCAATGACTGGAATCGCACCCACACTCAAGTTTCCCAGGGCTCACAAGCAGTCGCCCTCGCCATCACTGCGGACAAGGCCATCCTCACGCACGTTCGCCTGCTCGGCAATCAGGACACGCTCTACGCCGGCTCACGCAAGTGCAACGCGGCGCACACCGCCTGCACCACCGCGCGACAGCTCTTTTCGCACTGCACCATCGCCGGCAATGTTGATTTCATCTTCGGCAACAGCAAGGCATACTTTCAGAACTGCACCCTCATCAGTACGCCGCATAGCGAAGGCATGATCACTGCGCAATCCAAAGACGCTCCCCAGCAAGACAGCGCGTTCGTCTTCGATCATTGCCGCCTCCTCGCCGAGCCCGGCGTAACAAATGTCTGGCTCGGCCGCCCCTGGCGTCCGTACGCAACGGTCATCTTCCTCCACACCTTCATGGGGCCGCAAATCGCCGCCGCCGGGTGGCGCGAATGGCATCCCGGCGTGACGCACTCGCTCGCAACCGCATGGTTTGCCGAGTTCCACTCTACCGGTCCCGGAGCCTACCCTGCCGCCCGCGAGCCATACTCACACCAGCTCACCGCATCCCAGCAAAATCGTTTTACATTGGCTCATTTCTACCCCTCCTGGAATGCCGAAGCCGACCTTATCCGCCTCCTTTCTTTGCTTCCTGCGGTCCAATAG
- a CDS encoding FadR/GntR family transcriptional regulator, giving the protein MPRPKKDKPDTHRTMQVVDHIRKLIEDGTLQPGDKIPPEREFAQMLKISRASLRTGIGYLAAMGVMKVRHGVGTFVADGPPDLGKSSFDLMGALHGFQPWQMFEARLILESNLAALAAERGKEEHHSALAEEVAEMYATFEKPAEYLIHDVSFHRTIARASGNPILAALMETITSALYDKRRKTVERSRDLRESAELHREIYKAIRGRKPAEARRLMEQHLRLAEVSQNTEDEGTRKRNAAAAARRPTT; this is encoded by the coding sequence ATGCCGAGACCGAAGAAAGACAAGCCCGACACTCACCGCACCATGCAGGTGGTCGACCATATTCGCAAGCTCATTGAGGATGGCACCCTCCAGCCCGGCGACAAAATTCCGCCCGAGCGCGAGTTTGCCCAGATGCTCAAGATCAGCCGCGCCAGCCTGCGCACCGGCATCGGCTACCTCGCGGCCATGGGCGTGATGAAGGTTCGTCACGGCGTCGGAACCTTCGTGGCAGACGGGCCGCCCGATCTCGGTAAGTCATCCTTCGATCTCATGGGCGCCCTGCACGGCTTTCAGCCCTGGCAGATGTTTGAGGCGCGCCTCATTCTTGAGAGCAACCTCGCCGCGCTCGCGGCCGAGCGCGGCAAAGAAGAGCACCACAGCGCCCTCGCCGAAGAAGTCGCCGAGATGTATGCGACCTTTGAAAAGCCCGCCGAATATCTCATTCACGATGTCAGCTTTCATCGCACCATCGCGCGAGCCTCCGGCAACCCCATTCTCGCTGCGCTCATGGAGACCATCACCTCCGCGCTCTATGACAAGCGCCGCAAGACCGTCGAGCGCTCCCGCGACCTGCGCGAGTCCGCCGAACTCCATCGCGAAATCTACAAAGCCATCCGTGGCCGCAAACCAGCCGAAGCGCGACGGCTCATGGAGCAACATCTGCGCCTGGCCGAAGTCTCCCAGAACACCGAAGACGAGGGCACGCGTAAAAGAAATGCCGCGGCTGCAGCCCGCCGTCCCACAACATAG
- a CDS encoding glycoside hydrolase family 28 protein produces the protein MQNRLLALFMAAAGIASLLAVPSAHAAPGMTTCNPHSYGAKGDGVSKDTAAIQHAIDACAKRGGGTVLLTPGTYLSAPIVLKSNITLKLEKGATLLGSPDFNDYPAITEFRAPGRQSLISAQNASNITIEGAGTINGNGASWWKMAREHKDTGVMGSQYTRPRLIVFNHCKHVVLEGVTVENSPMWQIVPYYSDDVIIRNIHVLAPQHAPNTDAIDPFSSSHVLIEHVVANVGDDDIAIKSGEANSPGPDAPSTYITIRDCIFLHGHGLSVGSEIAGGAQHILAENITMTGTDNGIRVKANRDRGNDVSDLVFKNIQMTNVKNALIISEFYPHIYPPMPDNPAPITRLTPHFHNITVENVTATNSKNAGAIAGLPEAPIRDVVLKNVSIDAQKGMVISNAQVTATHFTVHSEKGPGITRLSGARLILH, from the coding sequence ATGCAGAACCGCCTTCTCGCTCTTTTTATGGCTGCCGCAGGCATCGCCTCACTGCTCGCAGTCCCATCCGCTCATGCCGCCCCCGGTATGACCACATGCAACCCACACAGTTATGGCGCCAAAGGCGACGGCGTCAGCAAAGACACCGCCGCCATCCAGCACGCCATTGATGCGTGCGCCAAACGTGGCGGGGGAACAGTTTTGCTCACGCCCGGCACCTATCTCAGCGCGCCCATCGTGCTCAAAAGCAACATCACGCTAAAGCTGGAGAAAGGTGCAACGCTGCTCGGCTCGCCTGACTTCAACGATTACCCGGCCATCACAGAATTTCGCGCACCCGGCCGCCAATCCCTCATCAGCGCCCAAAATGCTTCGAACATCACCATCGAAGGCGCGGGCACCATCAACGGCAACGGAGCCTCTTGGTGGAAGATGGCACGCGAGCACAAGGACACAGGCGTCATGGGATCGCAGTATACGCGTCCGCGCCTCATCGTCTTCAATCACTGCAAGCATGTGGTGCTTGAGGGCGTCACCGTAGAGAACTCGCCCATGTGGCAGATTGTGCCCTACTACTCTGACGATGTCATCATCCGCAACATTCACGTGCTCGCGCCGCAACACGCCCCCAATACGGATGCCATTGACCCGTTCTCGTCCTCTCATGTGCTCATTGAGCATGTCGTGGCCAATGTGGGTGACGACGATATCGCCATCAAGTCCGGCGAAGCCAACTCTCCGGGGCCCGACGCGCCGAGCACCTACATCACCATTCGCGACTGCATTTTTCTGCATGGGCACGGCCTATCAGTGGGCAGTGAAATCGCGGGCGGAGCGCAGCATATTCTTGCCGAAAACATCACCATGACCGGCACCGACAACGGGATCCGTGTCAAAGCCAACCGTGATCGCGGCAACGACGTCAGTGATCTTGTCTTCAAAAACATCCAGATGACAAATGTGAAGAATGCGCTCATCATCAGCGAGTTCTACCCTCACATTTACCCGCCGATGCCTGACAATCCCGCGCCCATCACTCGCCTGACGCCACACTTTCACAACATCACGGTCGAAAACGTAACCGCCACCAACTCAAAGAACGCCGGAGCTATCGCCGGGCTTCCGGAAGCTCCCATCCGTGATGTCGTGCTCAAAAACGTCTCCATTGACGCACAGAAAGGCATGGTCATCAGCAACGCACAAGTCACGGCCACGCACTTCACAGTCCACAGCGAAAAGGGCCCGGGCATCACCCGCCTCAGCGGAGCCCGTCTGATCCTGCACTAG